The following coding sequences are from one Mycolicibacterium aichiense window:
- a CDS encoding methylated-DNA--[protein]-cysteine S-methyltransferase, whose translation MRYRIIDSPVGPLTLAGTGSTLRHLRMVDQTHEPDRSDWAQSDDEIFADAVEQLAAYFAGELTEFDLDLELGGTEFQRKVWSALRTIPYGETRSYGEIAMQIGSPGASRAVGMANGRNPIGIIVPCHRVIGSTGGMTGYGGGIDRKRALLALEKSRIPADLSLFD comes from the coding sequence ATGCGGTACCGAATCATCGATAGCCCGGTGGGTCCACTGACCCTGGCCGGCACGGGATCGACGCTGCGACATCTACGGATGGTGGACCAGACGCATGAGCCGGATCGGTCCGACTGGGCGCAGTCCGATGATGAGATATTCGCCGACGCGGTCGAGCAGCTGGCGGCCTACTTCGCCGGTGAACTCACCGAATTCGACCTCGACCTGGAACTCGGCGGAACCGAATTCCAACGCAAAGTCTGGTCGGCTTTGCGCACCATTCCGTACGGCGAGACTCGGTCTTATGGAGAAATCGCCATGCAAATCGGATCTCCGGGAGCATCGCGTGCGGTGGGAATGGCAAATGGCCGAAATCCGATCGGCATCATCGTCCCCTGTCATCGCGTTATCGGTTCAACCGGCGGAATGACCGGATATGGCGGAGGAATTGATCGAAAGCGCGCATTGCTGGCGCTGGAGAAAAGCCGAATTCCGGCCGATCTTTCGCTATTCGATTGA
- the trhA gene encoding PAQR family membrane homeostasis protein TrhA: MTSGEAAPPLLPSAPGRAEPIVDVLGTPRVRGWIHLSSAIVAIVASVALVRVALAVASPNAAWATTIYTTTIVAMFGISATYHLVRWRSAKALNWMKRADHSMIFVFIVGTYFPIAVLAMPAETATRVLTIVCIGAAAGITLKVLWPSAPRWIGVPLYVMLGYAAIAYARTLLDGAGLTVVGLLIAGGVLYNIGAVLYGLRWPNPWPAYFGYHEFFHAFTAAAAACHYIAIWLIVAGLAIS; the protein is encoded by the coding sequence GTGACATCCGGGGAAGCCGCGCCGCCACTCCTGCCTTCAGCCCCGGGCCGAGCCGAGCCGATCGTCGATGTGCTCGGCACGCCGAGGGTCCGCGGCTGGATTCACCTGTCCTCGGCCATCGTCGCCATCGTCGCCAGTGTGGCGCTGGTGCGTGTGGCGTTGGCGGTAGCCTCCCCGAACGCGGCTTGGGCGACAACGATTTACACCACCACCATCGTCGCCATGTTCGGCATCAGCGCGACGTATCACCTCGTGCGGTGGCGTTCGGCGAAGGCGCTGAACTGGATGAAGCGTGCCGACCATTCGATGATCTTCGTGTTCATCGTGGGCACATACTTTCCCATCGCCGTCCTGGCGATGCCAGCAGAGACCGCCACCAGAGTTCTGACCATCGTGTGTATCGGCGCGGCGGCCGGCATCACGCTCAAGGTGCTGTGGCCCTCGGCGCCGCGGTGGATCGGCGTGCCGCTGTACGTGATGCTCGGCTACGCCGCAATCGCTTACGCCCGAACACTTCTCGACGGTGCCGGGCTGACCGTCGTCGGTCTCCTGATTGCCGGCGGCGTGCTGTACAACATCGGTGCCGTGCTCTACGGGCTGCGATGGCCCAACCCGTGGCCCGCGTATTTCGGCTACCACGAGTTCTTCCACGCCTTCACCGCCGCGGCCGCGGCATGCCATTACATCGCGATCTGGCTCATCGTGGCCGGTCTGGCGATCTCCTGA
- the nucS gene encoding endonuclease NucS, whose product MRLVIAQCTVDYVGRLTAHLPSARRLLLIKADGSVSIHADDRAYKPLNWMSPPCWLTEEAKDDSLPVWVVENKAGEQLRITIESVEHDSSHELGIDPGLVKDGVEAHLQKLLAEHIELLGDGYTLVRREFMTAIGPVDILCRDDEGRTVAVEIKRRGEIDGVEQLTRYLELLNRDSLLAPVTGVFAAQQIKPQARTLATDRGIRCLTLDYDVMRGMDSDEFRLF is encoded by the coding sequence GTGCGCCTCGTGATCGCCCAATGCACCGTCGACTACGTCGGTCGCCTCACCGCCCACCTGCCGTCCGCTCGCCGACTGTTGCTGATCAAGGCCGACGGCTCGGTCAGCATTCACGCCGACGACCGTGCCTACAAGCCGCTGAACTGGATGAGCCCGCCGTGCTGGCTTACCGAGGAGGCCAAAGACGACTCATTGCCGGTGTGGGTGGTGGAGAACAAGGCCGGTGAGCAGTTGCGGATCACCATCGAAAGCGTCGAGCACGACTCGAGCCACGAACTCGGGATCGATCCCGGACTGGTGAAGGACGGCGTCGAAGCGCACCTGCAGAAGCTACTGGCCGAGCACATCGAGCTGCTGGGTGACGGCTACACACTGGTTCGCCGGGAGTTCATGACGGCCATCGGCCCGGTGGACATCCTCTGCCGTGACGACGAGGGCCGTACGGTCGCGGTGGAGATCAAGCGCCGCGGCGAGATCGACGGTGTGGAGCAGCTGACCCGCTACCTCGAGTTGCTCAATCGGGACAGTCTGCTGGCGCCGGTGACCGGGGTGTTCGCCGCCCAGCAGATCAAGCCGCAAGCCCGAACGCTGGCTACCGATCGCGGGATTCGTTGCCTGACTTTGGATTACGACGTCATGCGGGGGATGGACAGCGACGAGTTCCGGCTCTTCTGA
- a CDS encoding adenylate/guanylate cyclase domain-containing protein produces MTSPPSLAQRLGRVLERVTRQSGRLAGPPAYGSLILGRVNESPARRRVRIQTLVTVSLLAVNVLGIVVAALLVSVAYPVPSVFTDVPAWLTFGVAPAYAAAALAFGSWWITTRTVKNLRWAAEGRAPTRVDQRNAFFTPWRVALAQLSLWVVGTVIFTILYGLFDTDFIPRILLVTGFAGVMVSTGAYLATEFALRPVAALALAAGPPPHRLAPGIMGRTMTVWMLGSGVPVIGIGLSALISLVLDNMTKTQLEVAILITSSATLVFGFALMWVLAWITATPVRVVRSALKRVEDGDLKASVVVFDGTELGELQRGFNSMVAGLRERERVRDLFGRHVGREVAAAAEMQKPQLGGEERHVAVLFVDIVGSTQLVATLPPIEVVDLLNRFFAVIVEEVNRHNGLLNKFEGDATLAVFGAPVTLDNPEDDALAAARTIMRRLEQEVPECPAGLGVAAGEVVAGNVGANERFEYTVIGGPVNEAARLSELAKSTENRLLVTASTVERAGDSERAHWVLTDAVTLRGHDEPTRLAVPA; encoded by the coding sequence ATGACGTCCCCCCCGAGCCTCGCGCAGCGGTTGGGCCGGGTTCTGGAACGGGTGACCCGGCAAAGCGGCCGGTTGGCCGGCCCACCGGCCTACGGCTCGTTGATCCTGGGAAGGGTCAACGAAAGCCCGGCCCGCCGCCGGGTCCGGATCCAGACGCTGGTCACGGTATCGCTGCTGGCGGTGAACGTCCTGGGCATCGTGGTCGCGGCCCTGTTGGTCAGCGTGGCCTATCCGGTACCCAGCGTGTTCACCGACGTGCCGGCGTGGCTCACCTTCGGCGTCGCACCCGCGTATGCGGCAGCCGCGCTCGCGTTCGGCAGCTGGTGGATCACCACCCGCACGGTCAAAAACCTCCGGTGGGCAGCCGAAGGCCGTGCGCCGACCCGCGTCGACCAGCGCAACGCGTTCTTCACCCCGTGGCGCGTCGCGCTTGCCCAGCTGTCGCTCTGGGTGGTGGGCACGGTGATCTTCACCATCCTCTACGGGCTTTTCGACACCGACTTCATTCCCCGGATCCTGCTCGTGACGGGCTTTGCCGGGGTGATGGTCTCCACCGGCGCCTACCTGGCCACCGAGTTCGCACTGCGCCCTGTTGCAGCGCTGGCGCTGGCAGCCGGGCCGCCGCCGCACCGGCTGGCGCCGGGGATCATGGGCCGCACGATGACGGTCTGGATGCTCGGGTCGGGCGTGCCGGTGATCGGCATCGGGCTCAGCGCCCTGATCTCGCTGGTGTTGGACAACATGACCAAGACGCAGCTCGAGGTCGCCATCCTGATCACCTCGTCGGCCACGCTGGTGTTCGGGTTCGCCTTGATGTGGGTGCTCGCCTGGATCACCGCGACTCCGGTGCGGGTGGTGCGCTCTGCGCTCAAACGCGTCGAGGACGGGGATCTCAAGGCCAGCGTCGTGGTCTTCGACGGCACCGAACTCGGAGAGCTGCAACGGGGATTCAACTCGATGGTCGCCGGGTTGCGGGAGCGCGAACGGGTGCGCGACCTGTTCGGCCGTCACGTCGGCCGCGAGGTGGCTGCGGCCGCCGAAATGCAGAAACCGCAGCTCGGCGGTGAAGAGCGCCACGTGGCAGTACTTTTCGTCGACATCGTCGGCTCCACTCAATTGGTCGCCACGCTGCCCCCGATCGAGGTGGTCGACCTGCTCAACCGGTTCTTCGCCGTGATCGTCGAAGAGGTCAACCGGCACAACGGTCTGCTCAACAAATTCGAGGGTGATGCCACGCTCGCGGTGTTCGGTGCGCCGGTCACGCTCGACAACCCCGAAGACGATGCGCTGGCCGCAGCCCGCACGATCATGCGGCGCCTCGAGCAGGAGGTCCCGGAATGCCCGGCCGGACTCGGGGTCGCCGCCGGGGAGGTTGTGGCCGGCAACGTCGGTGCCAACGAGCGATTCGAATACACGGTGATCGGCGGACCGGTCAATGAAGCCGCACGCCTGTCCGAGCTCGCCAAATCCACCGAGAACCGCCTGCTGGTGACCGCCTCGACCGTCGAGCGGGCCGGCGATTCCGAGCGTGCCCACTGGGTCCTGACCGATGCGGTGACGCTGCGCGGCCACGATGAGCCGACTCGGTTGGCCGTTCCCGCGTGA
- a CDS encoding DNA-3-methyladenine glycosylase 2 family protein — translation MHDDFDRCYRAVQSKDSRFDGWFVTAVKTTGIYCRPSCPVRLPLARNVRFYPSSAAAQRAGFRACKRCRPDASPGSPEWNVRGDAVARAMRLIGDGAVDREGVTGLASRVGYTARQLERMLQAEVGAGPLALARAQRVQTARVLIETTDMAFSDIAFAAGFASIRQFNDTLRAACDTTPTALRAKASRRDWSASAPDGQALSLRLPVRTPFAYEGVFGHLAGTAVPGCEEVRDGAFRRTLRLPSGYGVVSLTPQPDHVRCTLVLEHVRDLSTAIARCRRLLDLDADPEAVLDVLGADADLSPVVSKAPGQRIPRTVDEEELTVRAVLGQQVSTKAARTHAGRLVAAYGTPVADPHGGLTHTFPSTAQLADIDPAHLAVPATRRRTVTTLIEALAGGELTLNPGCDWQQARQQLLALPGIGPWTAEIVAMRGLGDPDAFPAGDLGVRLAAEQLGLPGDVRELTTHSARWRPWRSYAVQHLWTTLDHSVNHWPPKETP, via the coding sequence GTGCATGACGATTTCGACCGCTGCTACCGCGCAGTCCAGTCCAAGGACTCGCGGTTCGACGGCTGGTTCGTCACCGCGGTCAAGACCACCGGCATCTACTGCCGGCCGAGCTGCCCGGTGCGGCTGCCACTGGCCCGCAACGTGCGCTTCTACCCCAGTTCCGCGGCCGCCCAGCGAGCGGGCTTCCGGGCCTGTAAACGGTGCCGACCGGATGCCTCACCGGGTTCGCCGGAATGGAATGTCCGCGGTGACGCGGTGGCCCGGGCGATGCGTTTGATCGGCGACGGCGCAGTGGACCGCGAAGGCGTCACGGGACTGGCCAGCCGGGTCGGGTACACCGCCCGCCAGTTGGAGCGGATGCTGCAGGCCGAGGTCGGTGCCGGGCCGCTGGCCCTGGCCCGCGCACAGCGGGTGCAGACCGCACGGGTGCTCATCGAGACCACCGACATGGCGTTCAGCGATATCGCGTTCGCAGCTGGCTTCGCGAGCATCCGCCAGTTCAACGACACCCTGCGGGCGGCCTGCGACACCACACCGACAGCGTTGCGGGCCAAAGCCTCCCGCCGGGACTGGTCGGCGAGCGCGCCCGACGGGCAAGCATTGTCACTGCGGCTGCCGGTACGCACCCCGTTCGCCTACGAAGGCGTGTTCGGGCACCTGGCGGGCACTGCTGTCCCCGGCTGTGAAGAGGTTCGCGACGGCGCCTTCCGCCGTACACTTCGCCTCCCGTCGGGCTATGGCGTGGTGAGCCTGACACCGCAGCCCGACCACGTGCGCTGCACGCTGGTGCTCGAGCATGTCAGAGATCTGTCGACGGCGATCGCCCGCTGCCGGCGGCTGTTGGACCTCGACGCCGACCCGGAAGCCGTACTCGATGTGCTGGGTGCCGACGCCGACTTGAGCCCAGTGGTGAGCAAGGCGCCCGGGCAGCGGATCCCGCGAACCGTCGACGAAGAAGAACTGACGGTGCGGGCCGTACTCGGTCAGCAGGTCTCCACCAAGGCGGCACGCACCCACGCCGGCCGGCTCGTCGCCGCTTACGGCACACCGGTGGCCGATCCGCATGGCGGCCTGACGCACACGTTTCCCAGCACCGCTCAGCTGGCCGACATCGATCCGGCGCACCTTGCGGTGCCGGCCACCCGGCGGCGCACGGTGACCACGCTGATCGAGGCCCTCGCCGGTGGCGAGCTGACACTCAATCCCGGCTGCGACTGGCAGCAGGCTCGTCAACAGCTACTGGCGCTACCCGGAATCGGACCGTGGACGGCCGAGATCGTCGCGATGCGGGGGCTGGGTGATCCCGACGCCTTTCCGGCCGGCGATCTCGGTGTGCGACTCGCGGCCGAACAACTCGGCCTGCCGGGCGACGTGCGGGAGCTGACCACACACAGTGCACGCTGGCGACCATGGCGGTCATACGCCGTGCAGCATCTGTGGACGACTCTGGACCATTCCGTGAATCACTGGCCACCGAAGGAGACACCGTGA